The following coding sequences lie in one Coxiella endosymbiont of Amblyomma americanum genomic window:
- the epmA gene encoding elongation factor P--(R)-beta-lysine ligase — protein MFKKNWRPIASLNNLRWRAKLYADVRKFFSERGVLEVETPLLSKYTVTDINIESFQTTYYNKKETHQYYLQPSPEYAMKRLLASGIGPIYQICKAMRNGEYGSRHNPEFTLLEWYRPNFSYQDLMDEMDALLQFTLQTKPSVRKTYVALFLEYLAIHPFQISLKKLQSLSRQFLLEKTDHYRDRDTLLQILFIHVIEPQIGFKRPVFVYEFPASQAALAKIHPQNSSVSLRFEVYIEGIECANGFEELIDVQEQYRRFKQDIVSRQKQKLSQIEIDYRLLAALEFGMPACSGVALGLDRLLMINTKTKKIRDVLSFPMDIA, from the coding sequence ATGTTTAAAAAAAACTGGCGACCAATTGCTTCTCTTAACAATCTGCGATGGCGGGCAAAGCTATACGCTGACGTTCGAAAGTTTTTTTCGGAAAGAGGCGTTTTAGAGGTCGAAACTCCTCTTTTGTCAAAATACACTGTAACTGATATTAATATCGAAAGTTTTCAGACAACTTACTATAATAAAAAGGAAACACATCAATATTATTTGCAACCCTCTCCGGAATATGCTATGAAGCGACTCCTTGCAAGTGGAATTGGTCCAATCTATCAAATCTGTAAAGCTATGCGTAATGGAGAATACGGTTCCCGGCATAATCCTGAATTTACTTTATTAGAATGGTATCGACCAAATTTTAGTTATCAAGATTTAATGGATGAAATGGACGCACTATTGCAATTCACCTTACAAACAAAACCATCTGTCCGGAAAACCTACGTCGCTTTGTTTTTGGAATATCTTGCAATTCATCCATTCCAGATTTCACTAAAGAAATTACAATCCTTATCTCGACAATTTTTATTAGAAAAAACTGATCATTACAGAGATCGTGATACTTTATTACAGATTTTATTTATTCACGTTATTGAACCCCAAATTGGGTTCAAACGGCCTGTATTTGTTTATGAATTCCCAGCTTCTCAAGCAGCTCTGGCAAAAATACATCCTCAAAATTCAAGTGTCTCTCTACGATTTGAAGTGTATATTGAAGGTATAGAATGTGCAAATGGCTTTGAAGAGCTAATTGACGTTCAAGAACAGTACCGCCGTTTTAAACAAGACATTGTAAGTCGTCAAAAACAAAAACTTTCTCAAATCGAAATTGACTATCGCCTTCTCGCTGCTCTAGAATTTGGAATGCCTGCTTGTTCAGGAGTTGCTTTGGGATTGGATCGTTTACTAATGATTAACACAAAAACAAAAAAAATCAGAGATGTTCTTTCTTTTCCGATGGACATTGCTTAG
- the asd gene encoding archaetidylserine decarboxylase (Phosphatidylserine decarboxylase is synthesized as a single chain precursor. Generation of the pyruvoyl active site from a Ser is coupled to cleavage of a Gly-Ser bond between the larger (beta) and smaller (alpha chains). It is an integral membrane protein.), protein MKNQFFQYPHTFSRIVGWLANRQWGLITRIIIRLFIYCYGVNMKEAKNPNIQSYHSFNAFFTRHLNPDARPITTDPKVVISPVDGVIREIKQLKRKTILQVKKHHYTVTELFGGSSEQADLFREGTYFSVYLSPKDYHRIHMPIDGRLLKMTYIPGYLFSVNPYVVRIFPKVFFNNERVVCLFKTRIGYIAIVIVGSTLVGNINTVWHGTVTPSIKSTTSMWDYQEDNISLTQGDELGYFKIGSTVILLFPLLRVQWDTHRNINSRILFGEKIGTIIN, encoded by the coding sequence ATGAAAAATCAATTTTTCCAATATCCACATACTTTTTCAAGAATAGTTGGCTGGCTTGCAAATCGCCAGTGGGGTCTAATTACACGAATAATAATTCGCCTGTTTATCTATTGCTACGGGGTTAATATGAAAGAAGCGAAAAATCCTAATATCCAATCATATCATTCTTTCAATGCTTTTTTTACTCGACATCTAAATCCTGATGCACGACCGATTACTACTGATCCTAAAGTCGTTATCTCACCTGTAGATGGAGTTATTAGAGAAATAAAACAACTGAAAAGAAAAACGATTCTTCAGGTAAAAAAACATCATTACACTGTAACTGAGTTATTCGGTGGTAGTAGCGAACAAGCAGATCTGTTTCGGGAAGGTACGTATTTTTCAGTGTACTTATCTCCAAAAGATTATCATCGAATTCATATGCCAATCGATGGTCGTCTTTTAAAAATGACGTATATACCTGGTTATCTTTTTTCTGTTAATCCTTACGTAGTTCGAATCTTTCCTAAAGTATTTTTTAACAATGAACGAGTGGTGTGTTTATTCAAAACTCGAATTGGTTATATAGCTATTGTGATTGTAGGTTCTACCTTAGTGGGAAATATTAACACTGTTTGGCATGGTACCGTAACTCCTTCTATTAAGAGCACTACTTCGATGTGGGATTATCAAGAAGATAACATTAGCTTAACCCAAGGTGACGAATTAGGTTATTTTAAAATCGGCTCTACAGTGATTTTATTATTTCCATTACTCAGAGTACAATGGGATACTCATCGAAATATAAATAGCCGTATTCTTTTTGGGGAAAAAATTGGTACCATAATAAATTGA
- a CDS encoding tRNA nucleotidyltransferase produces the protein MKIYLVGGAIRDELLGIPVKEKDWVVIGATPEVMVNSGFKPIGKEFPVFLHPQTREEYALARVEHKISKGYKGFSIYAAPDIALEEDLKRRDLTINAMAKTLTGKIIDPYGGQKDIQKKIFRHVSPAFREDPVRILRLARLSTKFPEFSVHPKTLKLMREMVKAGEVNTLVPERVWQELVRALANKNPVRFFTVLHDCGALAILFSSLRLDNKGMRALISIVNQTLSPVIRFAVLLSDLSLEAIQKLTLQYHIPNEYYNLSIMISKFQRLYRYIDQMNAKELLNFILKTDALRRDKRFEQFLFVCTALYPTSKMHSTKIKQVIKTVKSIDIKYLQKQCLIGKHFAKALEELRLKAIHQLLITRTE, from the coding sequence TTGAAGATTTATTTGGTAGGTGGAGCTATCCGAGACGAATTATTAGGAATACCAGTAAAGGAAAAAGATTGGGTTGTGATAGGTGCTACACCTGAAGTAATGGTTAATAGTGGTTTTAAACCAATTGGAAAGGAGTTTCCAGTATTTTTGCATCCTCAAACCCGTGAAGAATACGCACTCGCCCGTGTAGAACATAAAATTTCTAAGGGTTATAAAGGATTTAGTATCTATGCAGCTCCTGATATAGCATTGGAAGAGGATTTAAAACGACGGGACCTAACAATTAATGCTATGGCTAAAACGCTGACAGGAAAAATTATCGATCCTTACGGTGGACAAAAAGATATACAAAAAAAGATTTTTCGTCATGTATCCCCTGCTTTTCGAGAAGACCCGGTACGAATTTTACGTTTAGCCCGTTTGTCAACTAAATTTCCTGAGTTTTCTGTTCATCCTAAAACACTAAAACTAATGAGGGAGATGGTGAAAGCAGGTGAAGTAAATACATTGGTACCTGAACGAGTATGGCAAGAACTGGTACGTGCACTTGCTAACAAAAATCCAGTTCGATTTTTTACAGTATTACACGATTGCGGTGCTTTAGCTATTTTATTTAGTTCTCTTCGTCTTGATAATAAAGGTATGCGTGCTTTAATTAGCATTGTAAACCAAACTTTATCTCCTGTTATTCGGTTTGCTGTTTTATTAAGTGATCTTTCTTTAGAAGCTATTCAGAAACTGACTTTGCAGTATCATATCCCAAATGAATATTACAATTTATCCATTATGATTTCAAAATTTCAAAGATTATATAGATATATTGATCAAATGAATGCAAAAGAATTACTGAATTTTATTCTTAAAACTGATGCTCTGAGAAGAGATAAACGTTTTGAACAATTTCTTTTTGTTTGCACAGCACTTTATCCGACATCAAAGATGCATAGTACAAAAATTAAACAAGTCATTAAGACTGTGAAGTCAATAGATATCAAATATTTGCAAAAACAATGTCTTATAGGAAAGCATTTTGCAAAAGCACTTGAAGAACTGCGACTCAAGGCAATCCATCAACTGTTAATTACACGCACAGAATGA
- a CDS encoding class I SAM-dependent methyltransferase, whose protein sequence is MLKNLSPPNAITLSQSNRLKSKILKKIAQTGPLTFAHYMHLALYESNFGYYSTDVPKFGEAGDFITAPEISPIFSRCIARQCYQILNDLNGGDILELGAGTGIMAVDILKELQHNQFLPNHYFILEVSKSLRLHQTKLLQKEVPELFHHVVWLDQLPTHFTGVIIGNEIIDAIPAHKFRIENNTIKEIYVDGNKGALLWKIDNPSSSDLVQQVKSLGINFPNDYESEINLLLKSWITSLANTLKKGLILLIDYGFPQHEYYHQDRNRGTITCYYRHHSHFNPLIFPGIQDITIHVNFTAIAKIAAQNHLTVAGFVHQANFLLNCGIISFASSLKNTIEHFQITQQIKKLIFPSEMGELFKVIALTRNYDAILLGFKTGNQIARLAL, encoded by the coding sequence ATGCTAAAGAATCTATCACCCCCAAATGCCATTACGCTCTCTCAAAGTAATCGCTTGAAATCGAAGATTCTCAAAAAAATTGCTCAAACAGGACCGCTCACTTTTGCGCATTATATGCATTTAGCTCTTTATGAATCTAACTTTGGATATTACAGCACCGATGTTCCAAAATTTGGAGAAGCGGGTGATTTTATTACAGCGCCTGAAATTTCTCCTATTTTTTCTCGATGCATAGCGCGCCAATGCTATCAGATATTAAATGATCTAAATGGTGGAGATATACTTGAACTTGGTGCAGGTACTGGAATAATGGCTGTCGATATATTAAAAGAACTTCAACATAATCAATTTTTACCTAACCACTATTTCATTTTAGAAGTTAGTAAAAGTCTTCGATTACATCAAACAAAACTTCTTCAAAAAGAAGTGCCGGAATTATTTCATCATGTTGTATGGCTAGATCAATTACCTACGCATTTTACAGGCGTTATTATTGGAAATGAAATAATAGATGCAATACCAGCTCATAAATTCAGAATCGAAAATAACACTATTAAAGAAATATATGTAGATGGCAACAAAGGAGCATTGTTATGGAAAATAGACAATCCATCGTCATCTGATTTAGTTCAACAAGTTAAAAGTTTAGGGATTAATTTTCCAAATGATTACGAATCAGAAATTAACTTATTATTAAAATCATGGATTACTTCTCTAGCAAATACGCTAAAAAAAGGATTAATTCTGTTGATTGATTATGGATTCCCACAGCATGAATACTACCATCAAGACCGCAATCGAGGTACTATTACCTGTTATTATCGACATCATAGTCATTTTAACCCACTAATTTTTCCTGGCATTCAAGATATTACTATCCACGTTAATTTTACAGCTATTGCAAAAATAGCTGCTCAAAATCACTTAACAGTGGCAGGATTTGTTCATCAGGCAAATTTCTTACTAAATTGTGGTATTATTTCATTTGCTTCTTCTTTGAAGAACACAATTGAACATTTTCAAATTACGCAACAAATTAAAAAGCTAATATTTCCTAGTGAAATGGGTGAATTATTCAAAGTAATAGCCTTAACTCGTAATTATGATGCTATTCTACTCGGTTTTAAAACAGGTAATCAAATCGCTCGTCTTGCATTATAA
- a CDS encoding ribose-phosphate pyrophosphokinase, translated as MSNLKDIRIFHGSANPMLATNVAIELNTIIGKALVTRFSDGEIRIEIQENVRGRDIYLIQSTGYPVNENVMELILMGDAFRRASAASITAVVPYFGYARQDRRIYSSRVPISAKVIADMMKNVGFSRLITIDLHADQIQGFFYMPVDNIHASITALEKYQLLEKLENPMIVSPDVSGVVRARAIAKRLNDLDLAIIDKRRPGPNQAEVMNVIGNVKGRHCIIVDDIVDTAGTLCHAARALKDKGSITVSSYCTHPVLSGNAIKNIMESAIDTLIVTDTIPLRQEAMACIKIKQIFLSRLIAETISRINQKESVSSMFLIN; from the coding sequence ATGTCTAATCTTAAAGATATTCGCATTTTTCACGGTAGCGCTAATCCTATGCTAGCCACTAACGTGGCAATAGAATTAAATACAATCATTGGTAAGGCACTGGTTACTCGTTTTAGTGATGGAGAAATTCGAATTGAAATTCAGGAAAATGTGCGAGGTAGAGATATCTATCTTATCCAATCAACCGGATATCCAGTCAATGAGAATGTTATGGAGTTAATTTTAATGGGAGATGCTTTTCGCCGAGCATCTGCGGCAAGTATTACTGCCGTTGTTCCTTATTTTGGTTACGCACGTCAAGATCGCAGAATTTATTCCTCTCGTGTACCTATAAGCGCAAAAGTAATCGCTGATATGATGAAAAATGTTGGTTTTTCCCGATTGATTACTATTGATCTCCATGCAGATCAAATTCAAGGATTTTTTTACATGCCAGTAGATAATATCCATGCTAGTATTACTGCGTTGGAAAAATACCAGTTACTTGAAAAATTAGAAAATCCCATGATCGTTTCTCCAGATGTTAGTGGAGTGGTACGTGCTCGTGCTATTGCTAAGAGATTGAACGATTTAGATTTAGCCATTATCGATAAACGTCGTCCTGGACCTAATCAAGCTGAAGTTATGAATGTCATTGGTAATGTAAAAGGGCGACATTGTATTATTGTAGATGATATTGTGGATACAGCTGGAACTTTATGTCATGCTGCGCGGGCTTTAAAAGATAAAGGTTCCATAACTGTCTCTTCTTATTGTACTCATCCTGTCTTATCAGGAAATGCTATTAAAAACATCATGGAATCTGCAATTGACACACTTATTGTTACCGATACTATTCCTTTACGACAGGAAGCGATGGCTTGTATAAAAATTAAACAAATTTTCCTTAGTCGTCTTATTGCTGAAACTATTTCTCGTATCAATCAGAAGGAATCGGTTAGTTCAATGTTTTTAATTAATTAA
- a CDS encoding 50S ribosomal protein L25/general stress protein Ctc codes for MVIESFEFQAELRRDVGTRAARRIRRLHNGVLGTVYGAGKIPQSIVLTQKDVLKAFENEATFASVLTLKIDNQEQKVVLKDLQRHHTKPNILHVDFQRIKASEKITMRVPLHIVGREACVGIKAGGMISHLQTDVEVRCFPADLPEYIEIDISALDLDTSLHISDLKLPHRVELTTAVESINNVPVVNIHLPRASKADIEAEAHEEDNLSAQSEKIMSNSSELSK; via the coding sequence ATGGTTATTGAAAGTTTTGAATTTCAAGCAGAATTACGAAGAGATGTTGGAACAAGAGCGGCACGTCGCATAAGACGACTACATAATGGGGTATTAGGTACGGTGTACGGTGCGGGAAAAATCCCTCAATCTATCGTTTTAACACAGAAAGACGTATTAAAAGCCTTTGAAAACGAAGCTACTTTTGCTTCTGTTTTAACGCTAAAGATTGATAATCAAGAACAAAAAGTTGTTCTGAAAGACTTACAACGTCACCATACGAAACCTAATATTCTTCATGTCGATTTTCAGCGTATCAAAGCATCTGAGAAAATTACGATGCGTGTCCCTTTGCATATTGTCGGTAGAGAAGCGTGTGTTGGAATAAAAGCCGGAGGTATGATTTCTCATCTTCAAACTGATGTGGAAGTCCGATGTTTTCCCGCTGATTTACCAGAGTATATTGAAATAGATATCTCTGCATTAGATTTAGACACATCGTTACATATATCAGACCTCAAATTACCCCATAGAGTTGAATTAACAACTGCTGTCGAAAGTATAAATAATGTACCTGTTGTAAATATTCATTTACCACGAGCAAGTAAAGCAGATATTGAAGCCGAAGCTCATGAAGAAGATAATCTATCTGCTCAATCTGAAAAAATAATGTCCAATAGCAGTGAGTTAAGTAAATAA
- the pth gene encoding aminoacyl-tRNA hydrolase, whose amino-acid sequence MRNEIKLIVGLGNPGDRYAKTRHNAGVWFIETLANQKQKLLYKESKLHYGFIGKWNHCWLFKPSTYMNESGLAVASVARFYKLIPKKILIIHDELDFSVGDVRLKKNGGHGGHNGLRSIIQYLGTTDFYRLRIGIGHPKSKDQVISYVLSSPSKEDYSAILMAIKRGISIIEKLVDKF is encoded by the coding sequence ATGAGAAACGAGATTAAGCTCATTGTTGGTTTAGGCAATCCTGGTGATAGATATGCTAAGACTCGGCATAATGCTGGCGTTTGGTTCATCGAAACTCTAGCTAACCAAAAGCAAAAACTTTTGTACAAAGAAAGTAAATTGCATTACGGATTTATTGGAAAATGGAATCATTGTTGGCTATTTAAACCTTCTACTTACATGAATGAAAGTGGGCTAGCGGTAGCTTCTGTAGCTAGATTTTATAAACTAATTCCGAAAAAAATCTTAATAATACATGATGAATTAGATTTTTCTGTTGGAGATGTTCGACTAAAAAAAAATGGTGGACACGGTGGACACAATGGATTGCGCAGCATTATTCAGTATTTGGGAACTACTGATTTTTACCGATTACGAATTGGAATTGGTCATCCAAAAAGTAAAGACCAGGTTATTTCTTATGTATTAAGTTCTCCTTCGAAAGAAGATTATAGCGCTATTCTTATGGCTATCAAAAGAGGGATCTCTATTATCGAGAAATTAGTTGATAAATTTTAA
- the ychF gene encoding redox-regulated ATPase YchF, whose translation MGLKCGIIGLPNVGKSTLFNALTKLNVAVSYYPFCTIEPKVGVVFVPDIRLKKISQIANSKRIIPSTVSFVDIAGLVSGASKGIGLGNQFLANIRETQAIIHVVRCFADENVVHVSGTVRPLADIDVINTELALADMEMIDKILTKLIKYGKHGDKKVQDTKLLFEKFKNWLNEGKQLRNLKLTKEEEFLLRYYQLLTIKPVLYIANLSKENFKNNPFLKQILEYTIQENTKVIPICASLEAEIVHFTFLKQRRFLKIFNLREIGLNRVIQASYALLGLITFFTAEVKETRAWACPRNYTASQAAGMIHTDFKRRFICAVVISYDHYIQYRGIAGAKHAGKCRIEGKNYIVQDGDIIYFRIGRH comes from the coding sequence ATGGGATTGAAATGCGGTATTATAGGGCTGCCTAATGTTGGAAAATCAACGTTATTTAACGCATTAACTAAATTAAATGTTGCAGTATCTTACTATCCTTTTTGTACTATTGAACCTAAAGTAGGAGTTGTTTTTGTACCTGATATTCGACTGAAAAAAATTTCCCAGATTGCAAATTCAAAACGAATCATTCCTTCTACTGTTAGTTTTGTAGATATTGCTGGGCTTGTTTCTGGAGCTTCCAAAGGAATAGGATTAGGCAATCAGTTTCTCGCTAATATTCGTGAAACTCAAGCTATTATTCACGTTGTTCGATGTTTTGCAGATGAAAATGTTGTACATGTGTCAGGAACTGTAAGACCTCTCGCGGATATTGATGTAATAAATACGGAGTTAGCGTTAGCAGATATGGAAATGATCGATAAAATTTTAACTAAGCTGATCAAATATGGAAAACATGGAGATAAAAAAGTTCAGGATACTAAACTTTTATTCGAAAAATTCAAAAATTGGTTAAACGAAGGAAAACAGCTACGCAACCTTAAATTAACAAAAGAAGAGGAGTTTTTACTGCGGTATTATCAATTATTAACTATAAAACCAGTATTGTATATTGCTAATTTATCTAAAGAAAACTTCAAAAATAATCCGTTTTTAAAGCAAATTCTCGAATACACTATACAAGAAAATACAAAAGTGATTCCCATATGCGCTTCTCTCGAAGCAGAAATTGTACATTTTACTTTCTTAAAGCAAAGGAGATTTTTAAAAATCTTTAATCTTAGAGAAATAGGATTGAATCGTGTGATTCAAGCGAGTTATGCCCTATTGGGCCTGATTACTTTTTTTACTGCTGAAGTTAAAGAAACTCGCGCATGGGCTTGTCCGCGTAATTATACAGCATCTCAAGCTGCTGGGATGATACACACTGATTTTAAGAGACGTTTTATTTGCGCTGTAGTTATTAGTTATGATCACTATATTCAATATCGGGGAATAGCAGGGGCTAAACATGCAGGAAAATGTCGTATCGAAGGAAAAAATTATATTGTACAGGATGGAGATATAATATATTTTCGGATAGGAAGACATTAA
- the rplM gene encoding 50S ribosomal protein L13: MVGKQVSVNQKWLLVDAEGKTLGRLASWIAVRLLGKHKPEYVQHTNIGDFIVVINAGKIRVTGKKLEEKQYHRHSGYPGGIKTVNFSNLQKNHPGRVLELAVKRMLPKGSLGRNAYRKLKIYSGMHHPHQAQNPSLVIIK, translated from the coding sequence ATAGTGGGAAAACAAGTGTCTGTTAATCAAAAATGGTTATTAGTAGATGCAGAAGGTAAGACGCTTGGGCGATTGGCAAGCTGGATTGCCGTACGTTTACTAGGAAAGCACAAGCCAGAGTATGTTCAACATACCAATATTGGAGATTTTATTGTTGTCATCAATGCAGGTAAAATTCGCGTTACCGGTAAGAAATTAGAAGAAAAACAATATCATCGTCATTCTGGGTATCCAGGAGGTATAAAAACTGTCAATTTTTCTAATTTGCAAAAAAATCACCCAGGGCGTGTATTAGAATTAGCAGTTAAAAGGATGTTGCCTAAGGGGTCTTTAGGACGAAATGCTTACAGAAAATTGAAGATTTATTCTGGAATGCATCATCCTCATCAGGCACAAAACCCGAGCTTGGTTATTATAAAGTAG